A window of Belonocnema kinseyi isolate 2016_QV_RU_SX_M_011 chromosome 10, B_treatae_v1, whole genome shotgun sequence genomic DNA:
aaaatgaaagaggaagattttaaggaaatttgtttagtttttcagaattaaacaaaaatgttaagtattttttttttaatctgagatttgaaaaaacaaagCAACATGtgtatttttcaaggttttgaaataaaatgttaaagattttaaaactattaaaaataaaagtaatttaacttttaatttaagaagtgttcagtttataaaaaatttaatcgttcaatttttaatatgtctagcttaaaattgctcaaaataatacaattttttaaatcattaaattcattgattgattcttcagtctagagcattaaaaatattaacgtggaattatatttttggaactgaatctgaatatttgaattgtacaatttataaaagttaaacaaatgttatttggcagtttaaatgcatttaattttaaataaaattagaaagttttaaaagttgaaaattaaatttgaatgctttaatttgcagcttagtttttatgactgcaaatggaaatttttgtagCTTCATAGTtcgatttgttaaatttaattgagcGTAAAAAATATTTGCGTACCgtgaaatgaccaggaatttttatctttgattaaaatggtCATTCTGCACCctgaattacaatattttataatcattttgtGCCAAAAAcgtatttggaaatttattagaacaattaaaatttatttgcaaaaaaggaTATAAATTTCAGTAgactgatatttaaaattttcttttcttagtgCGTCAGTGACTGCAGTATTTTTACTAGAAGATGGTAAAGAAAAGAGTTTTATGCGGTCAGTACAAGGTTCTTCCTCCGAAAATCGCATAAACGGAAGAGTTGTAACCAGTCAAGCCTATTTAAATGAATTAGAACATCTCGGTATAAACGTAAAGGCTAAAAACTTTCTCGTATTCCAAGGCGCTGTAGAATCGATTGCCATGAAAAATCCTAAAGAGAGAACAGCTTTATTTGAAGAGATCAGTAATTCCGGGGCACTGAAAGCCGAATACGAAAGACTAAGAATCGAAATGTTGCGAGCCGAAGAAGAAACTCAGTTTTCCTACCAAAAGAAGAAAGGAATCGCCGCCGAGCGGAAGGAAGCGAAACTCGAAAAAGAAGAAGCCGAGAAGTATCAGCGATTGAAGGAAGAGTATGGCGAAAAACAATTAGAGCTCCAACTCTTCCGTTTATTCCacaatgaaaaagaaattgaagaCCTGGAGGACCTGCTGAAGAAGAAACAACACGAGGTGGAAAAGATtgagaagaagaaagaaaagtcTGAGGAGTTTGTGAAAGAGAAGAAGAAAGATGTGGGCAAGCTGGGACGTGAACTCGCAAAAATTGAACAAGACATCAGGGAAATGGAAGCAGAGATCACGAAGAAGAGGCCAACTTTTATTAAAGCAAAAGAACGCGTTGCCCATATgcagaaaaaagttgaatctgcTCGTAAATCTTTGACTCAAGCCAGAACTGCTGATGAAGCTCATAAGAAGGACATCAGTGAGTTGCAGGAGGAACTTCGCAAGGTGGAAGAAGCTAGGGCTGAATACGAGGCAAGCATTGCTGGTCAGTCTCTGCTGCAAGGAAGAGACGTTCAGCTTGAAGATGAACAAGTTAACGAGTATAATCGGTTGAAAGAAGAAGCTGGAAAACAATCAGCCAGGTATCTTCAAATGCTCGATTCCATCAATCGAGAACAGAAATCGGACCAGGACAGACTCGACAATGAAGGCAGGAAGAAAACGGAGATAGAGAATAAAATCAAGCAAAAAAGTCTATTGAGAGATGAAGCGATGAAGCGCGTTGAGAAATTGGAAGAACACATTAAAGCTTCAGAAGCTGCTTTGGAGGAACAGAAGAAAATGAGAGGAGATTTGCAATGCGATGTTGGATCTTCAAAAGATAAGATTCAAAATTTGCAACGAGAACTTGAGAACATTTCTGAACAGCTTGGAGACGCGAAGGTTGATAAGCATGAGGTTTCGAGGACCAAGAAGAAAACGGAAATTGTGGAGAATTTCAAGAAACTATTTCCTGGAGTTGTAAGTAGTTGTTTTTTATTCTAGTagcttgttttatttttttttcttcttaatttatttagagtgacaaaagtacattttttggttcaaaatacgattctggCTGAACCTGTgaaccgatttggatgttttaaacaaaaatatttattccttgcttttggaatgcttgaatgaaactttatttcgtcgtttttccacacatttttattttatttttttattttcaatgtatatcacgaataaaacaaaaagttcgcgtcctataaaaaattgattcttaacgaaattgtagatcttttttgggataacaatttttgttaattcatcttttttcttatcctacatagtttgaacacaaaatggaatttttgatttttcattatttttggtggaatcaaaatttgaatttccgatttttcaagaaaatccaaacattttttatgataatcttgtagggctttcaaaaagcagtGTTTTTCTTTTTgcgactttttttcataccatgcattttttggcttaaaattttgattttcggttgatttaaaaaattttgaaattgctctaactcggagaattttctttttatagaaaaaagtcatacggataaattgtttttcctttttaatactataaatatccgtacatagaatttttaaattcggaagaaAAGTGgacacaaaaattttcaaaatgcgctcactttttgaatttttatcaaaaatggctggttaacgaactcgtccttttttttagagcctaaaaaaagtgtgccaaagatgaatttgatccgTTCCTTTTTCGagatttatcgtgtttacggacagacaaacagacgccatcgtaaaaacttgattttcgggttcagggggtctcgaaacattgagatccgttgaaaaactggtgtcaaatttcggacagttctaatacttcctcaatcataaatgatgagactgtaaaaagctgataaaatttcaaagtaagtTGTCGAGCctaattttgaatttagtttttcaattttttgataaatacatatggcgaaaaaaatggcaattttttctatttgacatttccggtactcgtcaataataggaaaattgttgtaatcaccgacgtttcatagatttacattataaaaagatattccatcatgatacaataagcaacaaaaaattttataaacaaattatttgttaaaaatgtgttttctataattttcaataatttaacattttttaaagttattttgcaAGAAACTtgaatgtaaacaatattttaatgaaaaaaatttctcttaagtctattatttttaatattataaaacaaatttaatccacaaatgcattattcaggcatttgtcgtcagaaaaatttgtttttttcgatttcaattttttaaagttaggaaCGTCATGATAAATTCAGAACATTcgtaatttgttgatgaattttatgattttatcaaacaaatttaataaacaaatgtattattcgagcacttatcaacggaaaaatgtgtttttttcttcaatgccagtccttttaattgggaacttcatgataattttagcaaatccatcactatttgataattttttttttttttttaaataaatttaataaacagatgCATTATTCGCGCATCTGTtaacgaaaaattcgtttttttttttcgatgtcagtccttttaattgagaacttcatgttaatttcgGCAATATTCAAAATTAAGGCATCAAGTTtatggttttttaaacaaatttaataaacaaatgcattatgtgggcatttgtcgacggaaaaagtagtttttttatggCAGTCCTTCAAATTGGGAATTTTACGATTATTTcaataacatttataattagttgattaattttatgtttttgttaaacaaatttaattaaaaaatgcattatacgggcatttgtcgacatagaaactcgtttttttttcaaagtcagtccttttaatttcagaaaaaaatgttacagaatttatttataacaattattaaatatattgtttaatcattacttgtattcaaaccctcttgtgttggccaactgtaagtactgaatgaaaaaaagaactttttttctgaaattaaaaggactgtcttcgaaaaaaagaaaacgaatttttatgtcgacaatgctcgaataatgcatgttttaattaaatttgttttgaaaaaacataaaattaatcatctaattatgaatgttactgaaattatcgtaatgttcccaattaaaaggactgacattgaaaaaacaagtttttccgtcgacaaatgacCAACTgaagcatttgtttattaaatttgttttaaaaatcataaaatttataacaaattatgaatttttctgaaattatcatgaagttcctaatttaaaaaaaattttcatcgaaaaaaatgaatttttctaacgaaaaatgcctgaataatgcatttgtttaataaatttgtttataatattaacaagaatagccTTAAGagaaatttctttcattaaaatattgtttctattcaaatttctcgcaatataacttaaaaaacgttaaattattgtaaattatagaaaacacatgttcaacaaataattagtttataaaaatgttttttgtttattatataatgatggaatatctttatataatttaaatccaTGAAACTTTggcgattaaaacaattttcctgttattgaagaGCACcggaaatttcaaatagaaaaaattgccatttttgttttatttatttataaaaaaatagaaaaattaaattaaaaatcagactcgacaactttctttgaaattttatcagatttttaaaaaaacatccaaattggTCCACacgttcagccggaatcgtattttgaaccaaaaaatgtacttattcCCCACTGTGCGCTGGACCGTGAAACTGggaattttaattgttaacattttaaattatgaaactaTTCAGTTTACAATACGTACGTCTAAAATCTTtaccgaatttatttttaaaaattaaactgttaaaataaacACGTATGGGCGtccaaatgaaattttataaactatttaaaagttttaactaatttcaaattaatagaatcgtaattaaatacttttatcaatttgaaaatcCTATTCAGAtgttgtttcagtttaaaatattcaatttttaaccctttcaattaaaaaaatgttaattgaggAACTGTTGAAATTTCCTGAGagctaaatttaaagtttaaacgttaaactattaattgttctatttacaACATTAGTACTTCGAAAGAGGAGCTGTTGAATTTTGATGGATAAATAACAATCGAACCATtattaagcttaaaaaaattgacagagtttaagggatatttagaagatttgaaacgtttcaagtttttttcgtaatgtagatttttgaagatgttgaacaaaaaatttagaagctttttacgcatttaaaaagatttcgaaagaataaaattttttgttaagattcctaggaaaattgcaaattgttttttattctgaaaaattaatttcaagggaatttttgaaaaaatatcaaaatatttcgacAATCGCCAAAATCGAATCTCccagattttagggcaatttaattttgtaagaatttttaaagatatttggaagtttcgttgaaaatttgaaaataatttcagctctaaaaagattccaagaaattgaaAACCCACTTTCGACTTcataaataaatagtttgaaatgaaattttgaagttttttttaaggattttaagtttttaagaaactGCAACAATTTTCTGAAGATAATAgggtaatttaaaaagatttttgaacaaatttgatttGTAAATAACAATCGGACAAttgttaatttccaaaaaatgagtaagtttaaaagatatttagaatttttgcaaggattcaaacttaatttaaaacaataagatatttcaaaaaattaaaaacaaaatatagattttggaagattttgaattaaaacttgaaaacctttcaaggattttaacaatattttaatataataaaaaatgtctcttaacATTCCagggaaatttataaataatgattCTACTTTTCCATGTATTTATTTTACATGCAAACTTCACATGATTTCGAAGAATTAATTAGTTTAagagacatttaaaagttttgaaaatattgaaggtattataatttaaaacttgaaaagattgcaaaatttttaacaaaaactgtagGTTTTTGAAGatattgaacaaaaagtttaaaagttttttgaacagtttgaaaggtaaaaaaaatatttggttaaaattcttaggaaaattgaaaatgatgctTTCTtctgaacaattattttcaagaaaataatatttgaagctttttaaagattttgaaagatttcaagataaaaccaaacttttcttaaaatacctcaggaaatttaaaaagatttgaaaatttttgatgtttaaagGGCAATTGcgcaattattattgttttaggacttaaaattaaaataatttaacatttaatataaaaagtgtTGATTCATTATTCAATTAAGAGAGCATTGCAAATTTTAGCGtagacttataattttttaagtctttaaactATTCAATTCATAAAAGTAATGTTTTGCAGTTTAAtggcattcaattttaaattgttcaattggaaagtgtttaaagttttcattttatatttgtaaattattaagcgttttaatttaaatattttaaatatttagtttttaaagtataaaattcagAAGAGGTTTAATTCGgatgttttaatttgcagtttattttttaagactgaaaattaaaaagttgctaCCCTccagagtttgaattttttactttaaataagcGTGAAAAATTTCTGCGAACCGGCAAATTTTTTCCTAGATTAAAACTGCCACCCTGATATTAAGAATTTGGTAATGTTTattaatattctatatttttatgttaaacaataataatttatatataatataataatataatatataaaaataatattatattttatttttttaaatatttcttgtattTGTTTTCAGTATGATCGAATGTATAATATGTGCGAGCCGATACATAAACGATACAATGTCGCTGTTACAAAAGTTCTTGGGAAATATATGGAAGCCATCGTTGTTGATACAGAAAAGACAGCTAGGCAATGCATTCAGCATTTGAAGGAGCAGTTTCTCGAGCCAGAAACCTTTTTGCCTTTGGATTATATACAAGCCAAGCCTCTGAAAGAACGTCTGCGGTTAGTTTACtttcaatatttcatataaaaaatagttgcattgaaTCTAAagacacgaattaaaaaaaaagttgaattcttaacttaaaacagatcaattttttttaacaaacagttacaTGCTTAATAAAAAAGGTGAgctttctactaaacagttgaaattttaaacaatttcaacaaaatacaaaagtttttatcgaaatggtggaattttcaaacaagaaattaaattttctgcaagaaaagacgaatttttgggCAAAACATaaagattttaaccaaatagttaaattttaaaccaaaaagaataattttttgtcagaaaatacgaattttcaacaaaatacatatattttcaaaaaatacatacagTTTGAACGAAATAGCtgctagaaaagacgaatttttgacaaactacatacatttttattcaaatatttaaattttcatcaaaaagattaatcttctgccaaaaaatacgaattttcaacaaaatactactatttttctgaaaatccgatttttttggttaataattagattttttacgaacaattcaactattctatttttggttgaaattttatgtgttttggatgaaaattcaactatttggttgaaaattgatattatttatttagaaattaaacgatttttttaaattcatgtaatttgtggaaaagtcttatttttttagaaaatgaatcttattggtttaaaattcatctttttgataggtataaaattcaaatattccagttaaaaattcaatattttagttgaaagtttatgagTTTGGttcaaagtcaattttttcaactgaaaatgtaaaatttctacgttgagttgaaaattgaccttttttatttcaaactttaaccattggaatttaaatttgtattttttaattgaaaatgcatttattttgttgaaaatttacgtactttaaaaaaaaaaactattttttgtggaatatcaatttttttaatagtatattaatttttctttgaaagttattctcattgtttaaaaatacttcttttcggttgaaaatttatctcttatgttaaatataaattcaCTTGTGTGAgtaaaaacagggtggccgctggtcCGGGTAAGCTGAAAAACCGGGatatgacagtgaatttattttttgaccaggaattttacaacatttttagaataaaaatgttatccaacTTTGAtgtcaaccgtttttaaatattttttcaaattgtgatttgaagttgaaactttttgattaaaaacagttttattttatcaactgtaaatataaatacataaattatttttaaaatggaaatgtaCTCTAaatatagaaatctgaacaataattaatttgaccaAGCAATTCTAGATCCGCTCAAAatgtgagaatttccagattgtaactgctTCAATCCGAATCTcgtattaagaatttaaattaatatataatttattccgataattttatttttaaataaaaattttcatgatttatcaataatatatttttaattcagagtttcaggtcttcctttatattattttttataataaatttaataaataaatttatcaacatattatttctattaatttttttagccattaaaaatgtaaacttgcgttttactattttcaaataaaaaataagtccataataatatagtcatattgaaaggtttttattaaattaaaaatattgtgagtctaaattatttaagtttcatcccatttaatttgaaatttctcactgtagaaaaagaataagtatttaatatttagtaatatttcacaaatatttaaaagaaaccagtttgaaactgaattgatttacatagaaagctttgaatctttagatttcaagtatttaaacgaagtgtgttaacatttttttcagaacttctaaatatattttaaaattaatcgaaattttcctacaatttttgaaaatcctgcacatttttttaaaatccttaaaatcttccatgttctttgataatttttgaaatctcttaaaatcttgttaaaccttctgttacaataattttgcaaagtgaaaaatcattttcaattttcctaagaatcttaagaaatttttttattcttttgaagtctcaaaattcgtttgaaaaattctaaattttttgtttgaaatctgcaaaaatcgacattttattttaaattcggctgtatttaaaatcatttgaaattccaaatttaattcgaatctttttaaagcttcgaaatatctcttaaaatcactctgatattctagatttctcaagattttgaaataaaatgttacagcttttaaagaaaaaaagtttggaattcaagtggtccactttgaatgctttaatttgtttggAATTAAAGTTTGgaataaatgctttaatttttatggaaaaatgtttagaatatagattgattttttaaatttcattggccgtaaaaaatgtttgcgaatcggaataaaccgggaaatgattgggaatttttttcttcgattaaaacggtcatcctgaagaacctttttttttgtagatcttgggtcttcattaaatttaaagaataaaaacgaaATTACTGAGACGTTCGTTTATTAATATTCTGACGTTTCGGCCATCattgcgtgcctttttcagagaataaataatatataaataacgatcgTTTCTTacatgtaattacaaaaaaatttgtttaaacatttttgttgttgtaattacATGTAAGAAACGATCGTCatttatatactatttttttaggtttttggAAAAAGGCACAAAATAATAACCGAAACGTCAGAATATTAATAAAcgaacatttcaataatttcgtttttattcttttaatttaataaagactgtaagaactacaaaaaattattactcttATTTACATTCACGGTTGAAAAAAGGATTGAattgattcttatcaaatctatttattaattaattaacttgattgaaaaattaacttttttgttgaaatttaattgttttatggaagatccataattttaattttaaatttttgtttgaaatatggttttttatattccaaaattgtttcttggttgaacattgattttctaAACTTATAACTTAattctttaagatttatttttaaatttgtaattttcagtatgatatttttttaaattaaacaatttcagatgatgatttattgttttagttgaaaaccctattttttttaattcaactattccagttgagaattcatcactttagttggaaattcaccagttaaaatgaaaatttttttttttactaagaacgtaactattccattttctgttgaattttgtttttcaagttcaaaattcaactatttcgttgaaattgatgtattttttggaaaaaattattctttttgtttgaaaattagtctaattgcataaaaattcatctttttcgttaaaaattaaagtatttcagttaaatattcataatgttagtttaaaattcatctgtttgatttaaaatttcactattccagttgaagattgatcattttatgtgaaaattcatttatttttacatttgttgCTGTGTTGTGTTAAAGGGAGTTTTTTAGAATGGACGAGTCGCGTCCCTGAAAAACAAtatcgaataaaaaatgttcattgcCTAACGTATTTGATAACATAATTTAaggagatttaataaaaaataaatgggaAAATGTatgaaaaggtttttatttttttattattttccttgcAGAAATATCCAGGAGCCAAAGAATGTGAAATTGCTTTACGACGTGCTTCGTTTCTCACCAAAAGATATCGACAGGGCTGTTCTTTTTGCGACGAACAACGCTCTCGTTTGTGAAACACCAGAAGATGCCAACAAAGTCGCCTACGAAATGGAAAAAAAAGCGAGATATGATGtaagttacaaaaaatgttatctattttttttgtttctttttttaaaaaaaaaaaaaatattatttattttttcagtgtgTCGCCCTCGATGGAACGTTTTATCAGAAGGCTGGAATTATTTCCGGTGGTAGTTTGGATTTGGCCAAGAAGGCCAAAAGGTGGGACGAAAAACAAATGTCGCAACTGAAATCTCAAAAGGtaactatttttgtcaaaaacggACTGATGTATTTTCTTTAATGAGTAACTCGAAAAGCTTTAGTgatattataacatttttctttaggaAAAATTAACAGAGGAATTGCGAGAGATGTTGAAAAAATCTCGGAAGGAATCCGAATTGAGCACAATTGAGTCCCAAATCCGAGGATTGGAGACacgtttaaaatacaataaaagcgACTTGCTCAGCACCGTaagtatctttttttttacttttaaataaaatttaaataatatttaaataatactgTTATGcgataaaaatggaaaagttggaattatttaattacattttttttcgaaagtatttcagtacataaaacctttttttatatgtatatttattacaataagtaaaaaaaaagaataaaaagtgaCATGAAGAAGCAGGCTCtaaattagaatttcaatttaaggaatctaataacaaatatttaattcaagcagttaaaaatattttgtatgtcGAAATAATAATTACATCTGCTTTTAAAACCTTTATATTGGTAAATTGAGatttacttttgtttttatttacaatataattCATAAAACAAGTATCTTTAAGgttctttaaaattatgtttaaattaaataaatatcggAATATCGATTTTTTTGTCCTATGAAAATCACTCAatgcaaataaattttgtgaTAGCGGATGCCAGGCAATTTTATTAGTCAGCGAAAGTTAGAGAATAACTATCaagtttaatcaattaaaaatttttaatattaatttgaaacttgtttattacatttacaaaatattcgatgttaaaaagattacaagattaagatttttcagtttcttcttcgtctcgattatatttttatttgcaaattttattatttttttgaagattcaacaatttcattaaaattaatgaaaattcgactattttttgtttgaaaaatgtgtctttacaaatttatctattttagtagaaatcaCATCTTTTTCACctaacaatacaaaaaattagttttttggcttgaatgttcaacaatttgtgtgaaatttttttcttttctagctaaacaatctttatttgataaaaattgcatttcttgatactaaaattcatctctttattttaaacttaactttttttattgacaatttatattttcatgttgaaagttcgactgttttacaaaaagttagtcttttggcttgaatgtttaacaatttggatcaattttttcttcttggctgaaacatctttggttgttaaaaattgtttttttttttcatttaaattttattgttgagaattcatgtttgtaggttgaaaattcaactattttattgaaaaattcattattttattgaaaattgaactgtttggttaaaaattaaactattgcgttgaaaatttcattgggtaaattttaatgttttgaaagaaaaattcgaccattcggtgaaaaattcatatttttaggttgaaaattca
This region includes:
- the LOC117181855 gene encoding structural maintenance of chromosomes protein 1A-like, whose translation is MPAVLKHIEVDNFKSYKGKLVIGPLKPFTAVVGPNGSGKSNFMDAISFVMGEKTSSLRVKRFNELIHGASIGMPAARSASVTAVFLLEDGKEKSFMRSVQGSSSENRINGRVVTSQAYLNELEHLGINVKAKNFLVFQGAVESIAMKNPKERTALFEEISNSGALKAEYERLRIEMLRAEEETQFSYQKKKGIAAERKEAKLEKEEAEKYQRLKEEYGEKQLELQLFRLFHNEKEIEDLEDLLKKKQHEVEKIEKKKEKSEEFVKEKKKDVGKLGRELAKIEQDIREMEAEITKKRPTFIKAKERVAHMQKKVESARKSLTQARTADEAHKKDISELQEELRKVEEARAEYEASIAGQSLLQGRDVQLEDEQVNEYNRLKEEAGKQSARYLQMLDSINREQKSDQDRLDNEGRKKTEIENKIKQKSLLRDEAMKRVEKLEEHIKASEAALEEQKKMRGDLQCDVGSSKDKIQNLQRELENISEQLGDAKVDKHEVSRTKKKTEIVENFKKLFPGVYDRMYNMCEPIHKRYNVAVTKVLGKYMEAIVVDTEKTARQCIQHLKEQFLEPETFLPLDYIQAKPLKERLRNIQEPKNVKLLYDVLRFSPKDIDRAVLFATNNALVCETPEDANKVAYEMEKKARYDCVALDGTFYQKAGIISGGSLDLAKKAKRWDEKQMSQLKSQKEKLTEELREMLKKSRKESELSTIESQIRGLETRLKYNKSDLLSTKKQIAELDAELSVLEKELNKFGPKIAAIEKTMEERDKKIEDIKEKMNNVEDDVFASFCESIGVSDIRQYEERELRSQQERAKKRMEFENQCNRIHNQLDFEKQRDTESNVLRWERAVHDAEDKLESAKQTEANQRAEMENDETQIDKLKSKRNAKKMEIDAKEEELAKSRKEVAAIAKEIQAAQKQLTSVETKIEQKKFERHNILLHSKLEDIAIPMLHGNMEDIVADNNHNNDTNTDVSLITQKQFERESRITIDYSSLSDRLKDIDEDAYKKTSDKLNKSINEVQNAIQRIQAPNMKAIQKLYLAKEKLQETNEEFDQARKKAKKAKTQFEKVKKERLDRFMACFEHVANEIDPIYKSLAKNQSAQAFLGPENPEEPYLDGINYNCVAPGKRFQPMSNLSGGEKTVAALALLFAIHSFQPAPFFVLDEIDAALDNTNIGKVASYIRDKTSSLQTIVISLKEEFYSHADALIGICPDVGECLESKVLTLDLTTYPVQV